From a single Gimesia fumaroli genomic region:
- a CDS encoding DUF1549 domain-containing protein, which yields MKFKSILLMIAACLVILSGGAPSLSYAGQLTGYIPNQAQAIELSDPDARQQLLVTLEEKPGSVRDVTREVTYQAQPEGIVQVSDTGYVTPLANGTATITAQFTSATPLNIPVRVSSFEKRRPVSFYNDVIPQLTRGGCNSGACHGTPSGKNNFHLSLLGFEPVNDFEYITKESVGRRINPGAPELSLLLRKATGDLPHGGGSRFKADGAEVKLISRWIQEGMQYNPATEPTVERIEIFPQVRVLPVHATQQLVVTAYFSDGTTRDITRMAEYKPNQPKMSEVDHHGVVQLKDLTGTTSVMVRFQEHVAVFMTTIPLGKPTPNLPQPENFIDEHIFAKLAVLGLPPSPLCDDSTFLRRVTLDITGRIPRLEQTQEFLADQRPDKRARKIDELLDSPGYADLFASKWAGILRNKAGGNLEQIARETFGFHSWIRTSLSTNKPYNEFVTELITARGKAGTNPAVSWYRAVKDPKDQMSDIAQVFLGVRIQCAQCHHHPYEKWSQDDFYGFQAFFTTLGRKEVYKLPEDDIVYHKRIVAVAKNPNTNQELKPTPLDGDALEIPAQRDPRIDLANWVCAPENPFFAKILVNRYWKHFLGRGLVEPEDDIRVTNPATHPELLNQLAESFVKSNYDLKEVCRAICNSRTYQLSSFPNEYNRDDDQNYARYYPRRLSAEIMLDAMNDAAGAKNNFNHQPVGVRAVALPDDSANVESFFLRVFGRPQMDTACECERTANADLAQSLHLINSDTMQKILTASDGRALQLARDKKKDDHTHITELYQHTLSRQPTQNELETGLAHLAKKRNQSKADPQKLSLEQAEREAYEDIIWVVINTKEFLFNH from the coding sequence ATGAAATTCAAATCCATACTCCTGATGATCGCTGCCTGCCTGGTAATTCTGTCTGGAGGGGCTCCTTCTCTGTCTTATGCAGGCCAACTTACAGGGTATATTCCGAACCAGGCACAGGCGATTGAGTTAAGTGATCCGGACGCCCGGCAACAATTGCTCGTGACGCTGGAAGAAAAACCGGGGTCAGTGCGTGATGTCACGCGAGAAGTGACCTACCAGGCTCAACCAGAGGGAATTGTTCAGGTCAGTGATACGGGCTACGTCACCCCTCTTGCCAATGGTACAGCGACGATCACCGCACAGTTCACATCCGCAACACCACTCAACATCCCTGTGCGTGTCTCATCGTTTGAAAAGCGCCGTCCCGTCAGTTTTTATAATGACGTCATCCCACAATTGACCCGGGGTGGCTGTAACAGCGGCGCCTGTCACGGAACTCCCTCCGGAAAAAACAATTTCCATCTTTCGCTGCTCGGTTTTGAACCAGTGAATGACTTTGAATATATCACGAAAGAATCTGTGGGACGCCGCATCAATCCGGGAGCCCCGGAATTGAGTTTATTGCTGCGCAAAGCAACCGGTGATCTCCCACATGGCGGAGGCAGTCGATTCAAAGCAGATGGTGCAGAAGTCAAACTGATCAGCCGTTGGATTCAAGAAGGAATGCAGTACAACCCGGCAACGGAACCGACGGTGGAACGGATCGAAATCTTTCCCCAGGTCCGCGTTCTTCCAGTCCATGCAACGCAACAGCTTGTCGTAACGGCTTATTTCTCTGATGGCACAACGCGGGACATTACCCGCATGGCAGAGTATAAGCCGAACCAACCCAAAATGTCCGAAGTGGATCACCACGGCGTGGTCCAGCTCAAAGATCTCACCGGAACGACATCGGTGATGGTTCGCTTTCAAGAACATGTTGCCGTTTTTATGACTACAATTCCGCTAGGAAAACCAACGCCGAACCTGCCACAGCCTGAAAACTTTATCGACGAACATATTTTCGCGAAACTGGCTGTGTTAGGCTTACCTCCCTCCCCCCTGTGCGATGATTCCACGTTTCTGCGACGAGTGACGTTAGACATCACCGGCAGAATTCCGAGATTAGAACAAACACAGGAATTTCTGGCAGATCAGAGGCCTGATAAACGGGCGCGAAAAATTGATGAGCTACTGGACAGCCCGGGCTATGCCGATCTGTTTGCTTCTAAATGGGCAGGTATCCTGCGGAATAAGGCGGGCGGCAATCTGGAACAGATTGCTCGAGAAACATTCGGCTTTCATTCCTGGATTCGCACCAGCCTTTCAACCAATAAACCGTACAATGAATTTGTCACGGAATTAATCACCGCGCGGGGTAAAGCGGGCACCAACCCGGCGGTTTCCTGGTATCGTGCAGTCAAAGACCCAAAAGACCAGATGTCAGACATCGCCCAAGTATTTCTGGGAGTTCGAATTCAGTGTGCTCAGTGTCATCACCATCCCTATGAAAAGTGGAGCCAGGATGATTTCTACGGGTTTCAGGCATTCTTCACCACATTGGGTCGCAAAGAAGTTTACAAGCTGCCGGAAGATGACATCGTCTACCATAAGCGTATCGTAGCGGTTGCCAAAAACCCGAACACCAACCAGGAACTCAAACCGACGCCCCTTGATGGAGACGCATTAGAGATCCCGGCTCAACGTGATCCGCGCATTGATCTGGCCAACTGGGTCTGTGCACCGGAGAATCCGTTTTTCGCCAAGATCCTGGTAAATCGCTACTGGAAGCACTTTTTAGGTAGAGGGCTTGTTGAACCGGAAGATGATATTCGCGTTACGAATCCCGCGACACACCCAGAGTTGCTGAACCAGTTGGCGGAATCCTTTGTCAAATCGAATTATGATTTGAAAGAGGTCTGCCGTGCGATCTGCAACAGCCGAACTTACCAGCTCAGTTCGTTCCCGAATGAATATAACAGGGATGATGATCAAAACTACGCACGCTATTACCCGCGTCGCCTCTCTGCTGAAATCATGCTGGATGCGATGAATGACGCTGCGGGAGCAAAGAATAATTTCAATCACCAACCGGTGGGAGTGCGGGCGGTCGCATTGCCGGACGACTCGGCGAATGTCGAATCGTTCTTTCTGCGTGTCTTTGGACGTCCCCAAATGGATACCGCCTGTGAGTGCGAACGGACTGCCAATGCTGACCTGGCTCAGAGTCTGCATCTGATCAACTCCGATACGATGCAGAAAATTTTGACAGCCTCCGATGGACGTGCCCTTCAACTGGCACGCGACAAAAAGAAGGATGACCACACTCACATCACTGAACTGTATCAACACACGTTATCACGGCAACCGACTCAAAACGAGCTTGAGACGGGACTGGCGCATCTGGCCAAGAAGCGAAACCAGTCAAAAGCCGATCCTCAGAAATTATCACTGGAGCAGGCTGAGAGAGAAGCCTACGAAGATATTATCTGGGTGGTCATCAATACCAAAGAGTTTTTATTCAATCATTAA
- a CDS encoding DUF1501 domain-containing protein — MSVRSSKGRCAGPMKRRTFLEIGGSSMLGLGMCDLLRQQALAKAIGDSTEDTSVIFVWLPGGPPHMETYDMKPGAPAEYRGELDPIRTNVPGLDVCEMLPQHAKIADKFTLIRSIHHEFADHGGGHKRLMTGRIPATPVGTINDAPAVSSIVKKMLEKNGSEMPVCVSEVDSSRANIDTFAMGPAYLGPSSTPFMVAGDPSNPDFKVQNIGVKASMETRLDDRIAMLKGIDKFRRDVDKSGSMEAMDSFNRQAIDMLTSEKVRNAFDLSKEPKEIRDRYGWNAYGQRAILGRRLVESGVRFVTMVWEHPFPGKPTPKTAAYNWDSHAVNAHLFKDCDWRLPPYDQAVSALIEDLYQRGLNRRVLLVVTGEFGRTPKISVQRGTQTGVMQPGRDHWPKAMSVLVSGGGMRTGQVIGATNPKGEYPVERRLTPNDLWATVYRHLGIDHEFVLHDLQGRPVPILPFGKPIRELLPTSA, encoded by the coding sequence ATGAGTGTGAGATCTTCAAAAGGTCGCTGCGCTGGCCCCATGAAACGCCGTACGTTCCTGGAAATTGGTGGATCGAGCATGCTTGGTCTGGGGATGTGCGATTTACTTCGTCAACAGGCTTTGGCGAAAGCGATCGGGGATTCAACGGAAGACACTTCGGTGATTTTTGTCTGGCTTCCCGGCGGTCCGCCTCATATGGAAACCTATGACATGAAACCAGGGGCTCCGGCAGAGTATCGGGGCGAACTGGATCCGATCCGGACGAACGTGCCTGGTCTTGATGTGTGTGAAATGCTTCCCCAGCACGCGAAGATCGCAGATAAGTTCACACTGATCCGCTCTATTCATCATGAATTTGCGGATCATGGTGGCGGACATAAACGATTGATGACAGGTCGCATTCCTGCAACGCCCGTGGGAACCATTAATGACGCTCCCGCTGTCAGCAGCATTGTGAAAAAAATGCTGGAGAAAAATGGCAGCGAAATGCCGGTCTGTGTCTCTGAAGTCGATTCTTCTCGGGCGAACATTGATACATTTGCGATGGGACCGGCTTATCTCGGACCTTCCTCGACACCGTTCATGGTGGCCGGCGATCCCAGTAATCCCGATTTCAAAGTACAGAACATTGGCGTCAAAGCTTCGATGGAAACGCGGCTGGATGACCGGATTGCCATGCTGAAAGGAATTGATAAATTCCGGCGTGACGTCGATAAGAGTGGCTCAATGGAAGCCATGGACAGCTTTAACCGTCAAGCCATCGATATGCTGACCAGTGAAAAAGTACGCAACGCATTCGATCTTTCCAAAGAGCCCAAAGAAATCCGCGATCGCTATGGCTGGAATGCGTATGGTCAGCGGGCCATTCTGGGCCGACGTCTGGTTGAATCAGGCGTGAGATTCGTCACGATGGTCTGGGAGCACCCATTTCCCGGCAAACCAACACCCAAGACGGCTGCCTATAACTGGGATTCGCACGCCGTCAATGCGCATCTGTTTAAAGACTGTGACTGGCGTTTGCCTCCTTACGATCAGGCTGTCTCAGCTTTGATTGAAGATCTCTATCAACGTGGCCTGAATCGCAGAGTGTTGTTGGTCGTCACTGGGGAATTTGGTCGGACTCCCAAAATTTCGGTTCAACGAGGAACGCAGACCGGAGTCATGCAGCCCGGTCGCGACCACTGGCCAAAAGCAATGTCGGTTCTGGTTTCCGGTGGCGGAATGCGAACCGGTCAAGTGATTGGTGCGACAAATCCCAAGGGAGAATATCCGGTTGAACGTCGTTTGACTCCCAATGATCTTTGGGCAACTGTGTACCGGCATCTGGGAATTGATCATGAATTTGTATTACATGATCTCCAGGGGCGCCCCGTGCCAATTTTGCCGTTTGGTAAGCCAATTCGCGAACTTCTGCCAACCTCGGCCTGA